A genomic window from Clostridium aceticum includes:
- the serA gene encoding phosphoglycerate dehydrogenase has product MNKILVTEKIAEKGIEALKASGMHVDVELGIERDKLLTIIKNYDAIVVRSVTKINEEFYQHATNLKVVGRAGNGVDNIDMEGATKRGIIVVNTPEANTVSAAEHTIGLLIASCRNIPQANTFIKNRNWDRSGFKGVELLGKTLGVIGLGRIGSLVATRMQSFGMKVIAYDPYITDERFEKFGVEKKEKLEDLVKEADFITVHTPKTEETLGMIGEKEFKAAKKGVRVVNCARGGIISEDGLVWGIKEGIVASAGIDVLVDEPNTTSPLLDLDNVIITPHLGADTVEAQNNVGVTIAHEVISALKGEMVPNAVNLPTLQHQELEALTAYLQLGEVLGKLYHQLEKDAIERIEIIYSGTVAEMETTAVTLAVLKGIFEPILKERVNYVNARLIAQNRGISVTESKKTVNGSHMNLIRLNIVSKDKTFTTAGTVFAKRDLRIVDVNGFEFDVTPTPYMLVANNMDKPGMIGQIGTLLGASKVNIATMQVSRNFKVQQAMMFLTVDSDVKKETLNLIGNVEGILKINFLKL; this is encoded by the coding sequence ATGAATAAAATATTAGTGACAGAAAAGATTGCTGAAAAAGGGATCGAGGCACTTAAAGCATCAGGAATGCATGTAGATGTGGAATTAGGCATTGAAAGAGATAAATTATTAACTATTATAAAAAATTATGACGCTATTGTTGTTCGAAGTGTTACCAAAATTAATGAGGAGTTTTATCAACATGCTACAAATCTAAAGGTAGTAGGCAGGGCAGGTAATGGTGTAGATAATATTGATATGGAGGGGGCTACGAAAAGGGGTATCATCGTAGTAAATACGCCGGAAGCCAATACAGTATCTGCAGCAGAACATACTATAGGTCTTTTGATAGCATCTTGTAGAAATATACCACAAGCCAATACTTTTATTAAAAATAGAAATTGGGATCGAAGTGGTTTTAAGGGAGTAGAGTTGTTGGGAAAAACCTTAGGTGTGATAGGTTTAGGAAGAATAGGTTCTTTAGTAGCAACAAGGATGCAATCTTTTGGTATGAAGGTGATCGCTTATGATCCCTACATTACTGATGAACGATTTGAAAAGTTTGGGGTAGAGAAAAAAGAAAAGCTAGAGGATTTAGTAAAAGAAGCTGATTTTATCACAGTACATACGCCAAAAACTGAAGAAACGTTAGGAATGATTGGAGAAAAAGAGTTTAAAGCTGCTAAAAAAGGTGTACGGGTAGTAAACTGTGCTAGAGGTGGAATCATTAGCGAAGATGGTTTAGTGTGGGGAATTAAAGAAGGTATTGTAGCCAGTGCAGGTATAGACGTACTAGTAGATGAGCCAAATACCACATCACCTTTACTGGACTTGGATAATGTAATTATTACCCCTCACTTAGGAGCAGATACAGTGGAGGCACAAAACAATGTAGGAGTGACCATTGCTCATGAAGTAATAAGTGCATTGAAGGGAGAAATGGTACCAAATGCCGTGAATCTTCCTACTTTGCAGCATCAAGAACTAGAAGCATTAACGGCTTATCTGCAATTAGGAGAGGTTTTAGGAAAGTTATATCATCAATTGGAGAAGGATGCTATTGAAAGGATAGAGATTATTTATAGTGGTACAGTAGCTGAGATGGAAACAACAGCAGTAACTTTGGCAGTATTAAAGGGAATTTTTGAACCGATTCTAAAGGAAAGAGTAAACTATGTAAATGCCAGATTGATTGCACAAAATAGAGGCATTAGCGTTACAGAAAGCAAGAAAACAGTAAATGGTTCTCATATGAACTTGATTCGACTAAATATCGTATCTAAGGATAAGACTTTTACAACAGCAGGAACAGTATTTGCTAAAAGGGATTTAAGGATTGTAGATGTGAATGGTTTTGAGTTTGATGTAACCCCTACACCTTATATGTTGGTAGCAAATAATATGGACAAGCCCGGTATGATTGGGCAGATCGGAACCCTATTGGGAGCAAGCAAAGTAAATATCGCCACAATGCAGGTAAGCAGAAATTTTAAAGTACAACAGGCGATGATGTTCTTAACAGTTGATTCAGATGTGAAAAAAGAAACCTTAAACCTTATTGGCAATGTAGAAGGTATTTTAAAGATCAATTTCTTAAAATTGTAG
- a CDS encoding chromate transporter, with translation MKELWQLYMIFFRMGAFTFGGGYAMLPILQKEIVEERNWATDEEIIDCYAIGQCTPGIIAVNTATFIGYRQKGLLGGIIATLGMVSPSIVIITTIATFFQRFQDYAIVQHAFGGIRVVVVALIVQAVIKMWQQSIKNWFGIGLFALSFFLIIFIKLSPIFIVIIAAISGCVLRTKKEVTSP, from the coding sequence ATGAAAGAACTTTGGCAACTCTACATGATTTTTTTCCGCATGGGAGCATTTACCTTTGGAGGGGGCTATGCCATGCTTCCTATCTTACAGAAAGAGATTGTAGAGGAAAGAAATTGGGCTACAGATGAAGAAATTATTGATTGTTATGCTATTGGGCAGTGTACACCTGGTATTATTGCTGTTAACACAGCAACCTTTATCGGCTATAGACAAAAAGGTCTCCTAGGGGGGATCATTGCCACACTTGGGATGGTTTCTCCTTCTATCGTTATCATCACCACCATCGCTACGTTTTTTCAACGCTTTCAAGATTATGCAATTGTTCAGCATGCCTTTGGAGGAATTCGTGTTGTAGTTGTCGCCTTAATTGTGCAGGCAGTAATCAAAATGTGGCAGCAATCCATAAAAAATTGGTTTGGTATAGGCTTATTCGCCCTTTCCTTTTTCCTGATTATCTTTATAAAACTTTCCCCTATTTTTATTGTAATTATCGCAGCTATATCAGGGTGTGTTCTTAGAACAAAAAAAGAGGTGACTTCTCCATGA
- a CDS encoding chromate transporter, whose product MIYVELFLEFFKIGMFSIGGGLATLPFLYQMVDKYGWISSDDLLNMIAVAESTPGPIGINIATFVGYKAGNILGGIIATLGIITPAIIIISLIVHYFMKFNENPIVQSGFKGIRPAVVGLIGAAGFEVARTALFDMHHYKSTHNILYLFDYKAILLFAIMLFAINKYKKHPILYIIASAIIGILFKY is encoded by the coding sequence ATGATTTATGTTGAATTATTTTTAGAGTTTTTTAAAATAGGTATGTTTTCTATAGGTGGAGGGCTTGCTACTTTACCCTTTCTTTATCAGATGGTGGATAAGTACGGTTGGATTTCTTCTGATGATTTGCTTAACATGATTGCAGTAGCAGAGTCGACACCAGGACCGATAGGTATTAATATCGCCACCTTTGTAGGTTATAAAGCTGGTAATATTCTGGGAGGAATCATTGCAACTTTAGGAATTATTACACCTGCCATTATCATCATCTCCCTCATCGTACATTATTTCATGAAGTTTAATGAAAATCCTATTGTACAGTCTGGGTTTAAAGGTATTAGACCAGCAGTTGTAGGTCTCATTGGAGCTGCTGGATTCGAAGTGGCAAGAACTGCTTTATTTGACATGCATCATTATAAAAGTACCCATAATATTTTATATCTCTTTGATTATAAAGCAATACTACTATTTGCAATCATGCTGTTTGCTATAAACAAATACAAAAAACATCCTATTCTCTATATCATCGCTTCAGCTATTATTGGTATCTTATTTAAATATTAA
- a CDS encoding NAD(P)/FAD-dependent oxidoreductase, whose translation MIRVPDIKLSIDEDASSIKSVIMKKLQINETDLIGYQIYKRSIDARKRDRVDFVYTVDVEVVNEDKVLKRIKDKKIAVSPDMTYRYVKKGDEKLQHPPVVIGTGPAGLFAGLILAQMGYTPILLERGKDVDKRTEDIQAFWTKGELDTESNVQFGEGGAGTFSDGKLTTQIKDLRCRKILEELVKAGAPEEIMYVSKPHIGTDILRNVVKNIREEIIKLGGSVLFEKKVTDFIIEGGKVKGVVVNGQEVIKTEAAVLAVGHSARDTFETLYKHKVQIHQKPFSIGVRIEHPQKLIDIAQYGSFADHPHLGAADYKMAHHCDNQRSVYTFCMCPGGQVVAAASEEGGVVTNGMSEYARDKENANSALLVGVGPEDFDSEHPLAGMYFQRKWEQKAFEVGGSNYYAPAQLVKDFLKDQPSEQLGKVKPSYKPGIVLTDLRKCLPSFVVETMKEGIIALDKKLRGFNLGDAVMTAIESRSSSPIRIKRDEDYQSNIQGLYPSGEGAGYAGGIISAAVDGIRTAEAIAERFTFI comes from the coding sequence ATGATTAGAGTACCAGATATAAAGCTGTCTATTGATGAAGATGCAAGCAGTATAAAAAGTGTTATTATGAAGAAGCTGCAAATAAATGAAACGGATTTAATCGGCTATCAGATATACAAGCGATCTATTGATGCCAGAAAAAGAGATAGAGTGGACTTTGTCTATACAGTAGATGTGGAAGTAGTCAATGAAGATAAGGTGTTAAAGAGAATAAAAGATAAAAAAATTGCTGTATCTCCAGATATGACCTATCGTTATGTAAAAAAAGGAGATGAAAAGCTGCAACATCCTCCCGTTGTTATTGGAACTGGGCCAGCAGGACTGTTTGCTGGATTAATTTTAGCACAGATGGGTTATACACCTATTTTGTTAGAGCGTGGTAAGGATGTAGATAAGAGAACAGAAGATATTCAGGCTTTTTGGACAAAGGGTGAATTAGATACAGAATCTAATGTGCAATTTGGAGAAGGTGGTGCAGGTACCTTTTCAGACGGGAAGCTGACCACTCAAATCAAGGATTTGAGATGTCGAAAGATATTAGAGGAGTTAGTGAAGGCTGGGGCTCCAGAGGAAATTATGTATGTAAGCAAGCCCCATATTGGAACAGATATCTTGAGAAATGTTGTAAAGAATATAAGAGAAGAAATCATTAAGCTTGGTGGAAGTGTACTGTTTGAGAAGAAGGTAACAGATTTTATAATAGAAGGTGGAAAAGTCAAAGGTGTGGTTGTTAATGGTCAAGAAGTGATTAAAACAGAGGCAGCGGTGCTAGCGGTAGGCCATAGTGCAAGGGATACCTTTGAAACCCTTTATAAACATAAGGTTCAGATTCATCAAAAACCCTTTTCTATAGGGGTAAGAATTGAACATCCTCAAAAACTCATTGATATTGCTCAATACGGTTCTTTTGCTGATCACCCTCACCTTGGGGCCGCCGACTATAAAATGGCCCATCATTGTGATAACCAACGCTCTGTTTATACTTTTTGTATGTGTCCAGGAGGTCAGGTGGTGGCCGCTGCTTCTGAAGAGGGAGGGGTTGTTACCAATGGTATGAGTGAGTATGCAAGGGATAAAGAAAATGCCAATAGTGCACTTTTAGTAGGTGTAGGCCCAGAAGATTTTGATAGTGAACATCCTTTGGCAGGTATGTACTTCCAAAGAAAGTGGGAGCAAAAAGCCTTTGAAGTAGGAGGGAGTAATTATTATGCTCCAGCACAGTTGGTAAAAGATTTTTTAAAGGATCAACCTTCAGAGCAATTGGGGAAAGTAAAACCATCATATAAACCAGGGATTGTGTTAACAGATTTAAGGAAATGTCTGCCTAGCTTTGTGGTGGAGACCATGAAGGAAGGAATCATAGCTCTTGATAAAAAACTACGTGGTTTTAACCTGGGGGATGCTGTTATGACAGCCATAGAAAGCAGAAGTTCTTCACCGATTCGGATAAAGCGTGATGAAGATTATCAGAGCAATATTCAAGGACTATACCCTTCAGGTGAAGGAGCAGGATATGCAGGAGGAATTATTTCGGCAGCGGTTGATGGGATAAGGACAGCAGAGGCCATTGCAGAGAGGTTTACTTTTATTTAA
- a CDS encoding NAD(P)/FAD-dependent oxidoreductase, with product MTKQLHVLVIGGGAAGLTAAIAAARNGASVTILEKMDRVGKKILATGNGRCNLTNMNMDLKFFHGKNVRFAQGILNSFDVEQTLNFFEYLGIASKVEEGGKVYPMSDQASSILDVLRYELQQLGVKEYCNAEVIKIQKNHKGFTVVLKDKSTVEGDKVILATGGKASPQLGSDGEGYILAKELGHRLIDVFPALVQVKLKAPFLKALKGVKFIGEASLVVGEKKLRKEAGEILFTDYGISGPPILQLSRIGAEALNNKEKVYITLDMFPHLQQEEVMELLQMRLAYQSEKSLDFSFIGLLNKRLIPVVLREVGMKDLQKKCGQVSQGEMKNMVKIFKEWKIEVTDTQSWRNAQTTAGGIDVSEIDGKTMQSKLVPGIYFAGELVDIDGDCGGFNLQWAWSSGYIAGEYAALDTVE from the coding sequence ATGACAAAACAATTACATGTACTGGTGATTGGTGGCGGTGCAGCCGGGTTGACTGCTGCTATCGCTGCTGCTAGAAATGGTGCTAGCGTTACTATTTTAGAAAAAATGGATCGTGTAGGGAAGAAAATTTTAGCTACAGGAAATGGTAGATGTAACCTTACCAATATGAATATGGATTTGAAGTTTTTTCACGGAAAAAATGTAAGGTTTGCTCAAGGAATATTAAATAGTTTTGATGTAGAGCAGACGTTGAACTTCTTTGAATATCTTGGAATCGCTTCTAAGGTTGAGGAGGGGGGAAAGGTTTATCCTATGTCTGACCAAGCCTCCAGTATATTGGATGTATTGCGATATGAGCTTCAACAGTTAGGGGTAAAAGAATATTGTAATGCAGAGGTAATCAAAATACAAAAAAATCACAAGGGCTTCACGGTAGTACTAAAGGACAAGAGTACAGTGGAGGGAGACAAAGTAATTCTTGCAACAGGAGGCAAGGCTAGTCCTCAGCTGGGTTCCGATGGGGAAGGATATATACTGGCCAAGGAGTTAGGCCACCGCTTGATAGATGTCTTTCCAGCTCTGGTTCAGGTGAAATTAAAGGCTCCTTTTTTGAAGGCATTGAAGGGGGTAAAGTTTATAGGTGAAGCTTCTCTGGTGGTAGGAGAAAAAAAACTGCGAAAAGAGGCGGGAGAAATTTTATTTACCGACTATGGTATATCGGGTCCTCCTATTCTACAGCTGAGCCGCATAGGGGCAGAGGCTTTAAATAATAAAGAGAAAGTGTATATAACACTGGATATGTTCCCACATCTTCAACAGGAAGAAGTGATGGAGTTATTACAGATGCGTTTAGCCTATCAGTCAGAAAAAAGTCTAGATTTTAGTTTTATTGGTCTGCTGAATAAAAGGCTGATTCCTGTGGTATTGAGAGAGGTAGGCATGAAGGATCTACAAAAGAAATGCGGACAAGTTTCTCAGGGAGAAATGAAAAACATGGTGAAGATTTTTAAAGAGTGGAAAATCGAAGTGACGGATACACAGTCATGGAGGAATGCACAAACAACTGCTGGTGGCATAGATGTTAGCGAGATAGATGGAAAAACTATGCAGTCAAAGCTGGTGCCGGGAATATACTTTGCAGGAGAGCTTGTAGATATTGATGGAGATTGTGGAGGGTTTAACCTACAGTGGGCATGGTCTTCGGGATACATAGCAGGAGAATATGCGGCTTTAGATACAGTAGAGTAA
- a CDS encoding Lrp/AsnC family transcriptional regulator, producing MELTELDKKIIRLLQEEIPLAPEPYKVIAEILEIEEAELLKKIQEYREKGILRRVGAVLRHRKAGFTANAMVVWEVEPHRTKEVGDRMATFSEVTHCYERPTYHNWPYNLFTMIHGTNQEVCYEIAEELSQAVDVKNYKLLFSSEELKKTSMKYFCV from the coding sequence ATGGAGCTTACAGAGTTAGATAAAAAAATCATTAGGTTGTTACAGGAAGAGATTCCTCTAGCCCCAGAACCTTATAAGGTAATAGCTGAAATTTTAGAAATAGAGGAAGCAGAGTTATTAAAGAAAATTCAAGAATATAGAGAAAAGGGGATTTTGAGGAGAGTAGGGGCAGTATTAAGACATAGAAAAGCTGGATTCACCGCAAATGCTATGGTAGTATGGGAGGTAGAACCCCATAGAACAAAAGAGGTAGGGGACAGGATGGCGACTTTTTCAGAGGTGACCCATTGTTATGAAAGACCTACTTATCACAATTGGCCTTATAATCTTTTTACAATGATCCATGGAACCAACCAAGAAGTCTGTTATGAGATCGCAGAAGAATTATCTCAAGCTGTTGATGTGAAAAATTATAAATTACTTTTCAGTAGTGAAGAACTTAAAAAAACCAGCATGAAATATTTTTGTGTTTAA
- a CDS encoding AsnC family transcriptional regulator codes for MDMLDKKLLTLLQSDFPISHRPYADLGEQLGITEEEVIKRISELKEEGIIRRVGGVFDSRKLGYYSTLCALQVPEEQVPQVADVINTFPEVTHNYIRNHDYNMWFTLIGPSKEYVEKRIEEIQQKTRAEEIMNLPAVNFFKVNVKFNL; via the coding sequence ATGGATATGCTAGATAAAAAATTACTTACCCTACTTCAAAGTGATTTTCCCATTAGTCATAGACCTTATGCCGACTTAGGAGAGCAACTAGGGATTACAGAAGAAGAAGTAATAAAAAGGATAAGTGAACTAAAGGAAGAGGGTATCATTAGAAGGGTTGGCGGGGTCTTTGATTCTAGAAAGCTAGGATATTATAGCACATTATGTGCATTACAGGTACCAGAAGAACAGGTGCCTCAAGTGGCTGATGTTATCAATACCTTTCCAGAAGTCACCCATAATTACATAAGAAACCATGATTATAATATGTGGTTTACTTTGATTGGACCATCTAAAGAATATGTAGAGAAGCGAATAGAAGAAATTCAGCAGAAAACTAGAGCAGAAGAGATTATGAATCTTCCTGCTGTAAATTTTTTCAAGGTAAATGTAAAGTTTAATCTATAA
- the nirJ2 gene encoding putative heme d1 biosynthesis radical SAM protein NirJ2, with translation MIISWNTTNQCNMYCKHCYRDAGAKAEEELNTEEGKALLEEIAKAGFKIMIFSGGEPFMRKDIFELVAHAKQLGLRPVFGTNGSFITADVAKKLKEVGTMGVGISLDSVDAKKHDKLRCYEGAWKEAVEAMKNCKAVGLPFQVHTTVMDWNQGELEDLTDLAVELGAVAHHIFFLVPTGRAVTIEEESLRAEEYESVLTRIMKKQQEVSIELKPTCAPQFMRIAKEMGMDLRFQRGCLAGTSYCIIGPKGRVQPCAYLDMEIGNVRETPFSEIWKNSEVFNKLRTLDYTGGCGSCRYKKSCGGCRARAAFYHEGDYMAEEPWCLYHGRKGVETYGYAR, from the coding sequence ATGATTATATCTTGGAATACAACCAATCAGTGTAATATGTACTGTAAGCATTGTTATAGAGATGCAGGAGCCAAGGCTGAGGAAGAGCTGAATACGGAGGAAGGAAAGGCACTTTTAGAAGAAATTGCCAAGGCAGGATTTAAAATCATGATATTCAGCGGTGGAGAGCCTTTTATGAGGAAGGATATTTTTGAGCTAGTAGCTCATGCTAAACAATTAGGCTTAAGACCGGTATTTGGCACAAATGGCAGCTTTATTACAGCAGATGTAGCAAAAAAACTTAAGGAAGTAGGAACGATGGGGGTTGGAATCAGCCTTGACAGTGTTGATGCCAAGAAACATGATAAACTTCGATGTTATGAAGGAGCATGGAAGGAAGCAGTGGAGGCAATGAAAAATTGTAAGGCAGTAGGGCTTCCTTTTCAAGTACATACAACGGTAATGGATTGGAATCAGGGGGAGTTAGAGGATTTGACGGATTTAGCAGTGGAATTAGGGGCTGTAGCCCATCATATTTTCTTTTTGGTCCCTACTGGTAGAGCTGTAACGATAGAAGAAGAATCCTTAAGGGCAGAGGAATATGAATCTGTTTTAACAAGGATTATGAAAAAGCAACAAGAAGTTTCCATAGAACTGAAACCTACCTGTGCACCACAGTTTATGAGGATTGCAAAGGAGATGGGCATGGACCTTCGGTTCCAGAGGGGATGTTTAGCGGGAACCTCCTACTGCATTATAGGACCTAAGGGAAGAGTACAGCCCTGTGCGTATTTAGATATGGAAATAGGCAATGTGAGAGAAACACCCTTTAGTGAAATTTGGAAGAACAGTGAAGTTTTTAATAAACTACGTACCCTTGATTATACTGGTGGTTGCGGTAGTTGTCGTTATAAAAAAAGCTGCGGTGGTTGCAGAGCTAGGGCTGCTTTTTATCACGAAGGAGACTATATGGCAGAGGAGCCGTGGTGCCTCTATCATGGCAGGAAAGGAGTGGAGACCTATGGATATGCTAGATAA
- the nirJ1 gene encoding putative heme d1 biosynthesis radical SAM protein NirJ1 encodes MISITKFLIGTDNFGDSLRYRHGARATADGTNVGHGPVVAWNMTRSCNLKCVHCYMDSDCKKYEGELNHEEGINFIDDLGKFKVPVLLFSGGEPLIREDFFKLAEHAVKRNIRPTVSTNGTLITRKVAEKLKNIGVGYVGISLDGLRETNDRFRGEKGAFDAAVRGIENCVAVGQRVGLRFTINQHNFKELGDIFRLIEELKIDRACFYHLVYCGRGNQMLQEDLSHEESRRALDLIMEKTLDFHARGLNKEILTVDNHADGIYLYMKLRERDPKRAEEVYELMKINGGNRSGIAFANVDSLGNVHPDQFTQNHTLGNVKEKAFSEIWRDTTHPILAGLKDRKPLLKGRCSRCKWLNVCNGNFRARAEAVTGDFWEADPACYLTEEEITGGVEDDYILEYNQSV; translated from the coding sequence ATGATTAGCATTACGAAATTCTTAATAGGAACAGATAATTTTGGAGATTCCTTGAGATATAGGCATGGGGCACGAGCTACTGCTGATGGTACAAATGTAGGACATGGTCCAGTTGTTGCATGGAATATGACAAGGAGCTGCAACTTGAAATGTGTACATTGTTATATGGATTCAGATTGTAAAAAGTATGAAGGAGAATTAAATCATGAAGAAGGTATCAATTTTATTGATGATTTAGGAAAATTCAAGGTACCAGTACTGCTTTTTTCGGGGGGAGAACCCCTTATAAGAGAAGATTTTTTTAAGCTAGCAGAACATGCAGTGAAGAGAAATATTCGACCAACTGTTTCAACAAACGGCACCCTAATTACTAGAAAAGTAGCGGAGAAGTTAAAAAATATTGGTGTGGGATACGTAGGAATTAGTTTAGATGGGCTAAGGGAAACCAATGATCGCTTCAGAGGGGAAAAAGGTGCTTTTGATGCAGCTGTAAGGGGAATAGAAAATTGTGTTGCCGTAGGCCAAAGAGTAGGACTGCGTTTTACTATTAACCAGCACAATTTTAAAGAACTAGGGGATATTTTTAGATTGATCGAAGAATTGAAAATTGATAGGGCCTGTTTTTACCATTTGGTATATTGTGGTCGAGGAAATCAAATGCTCCAGGAGGACCTTTCCCATGAAGAATCTAGAAGGGCCTTAGATTTAATTATGGAAAAGACTTTAGATTTTCATGCTAGGGGATTAAATAAAGAGATTTTAACGGTGGATAATCATGCAGATGGTATTTATTTATACATGAAACTAAGGGAGAGGGACCCTAAAAGGGCTGAAGAAGTTTATGAACTGATGAAAATCAATGGAGGAAATCGATCTGGAATAGCCTTTGCAAATGTAGATAGTTTAGGCAATGTACACCCTGATCAATTTACTCAAAACCACACACTGGGAAATGTAAAGGAGAAGGCTTTTAGTGAAATATGGCGGGATACCACACATCCAATCTTAGCAGGACTAAAGGACAGAAAGCCATTATTAAAAGGACGGTGCAGTAGATGTAAGTGGTTGAATGTATGCAATGGCAACTTTAGGGCAAGAGCAGAAGCTGTAACAGGAGACTTCTGGGAGGCAGATCCTGCCTGCTATTTAACGGAAGAAGAAATAACAGGAGGTGTTGAAGATGATTATATCTTGGAATACAACCAATCAGTGTAA
- a CDS encoding epoxyqueuosine reductase, with protein sequence MREKIEGHIKTFVKEYPSKKATVTNWQEPLITYGDAKNPMFDKLKEVVTPSHALPTDFLQDAETVIAYFLPFEEAVVKSNIDGRESSEAWGRAYIETNQLIFDLNSYLHDVIETWGYKSTILPATHNFDPKLLISEWSHRHVAYIAGLGKFGINRMLITEKGCCGRIGSVVTNLKIEATEVSEEEFCLYKAKGICERCVKNCVNDALSIDGFDRHKCYEMCLYNDKLLNNMGVADVCGKCMVEIPCSYKNPIKKA encoded by the coding sequence ATGAGAGAAAAGATAGAAGGACATATTAAAACTTTTGTCAAGGAATACCCCAGCAAAAAAGCCACGGTAACAAATTGGCAAGAACCCCTAATTACTTATGGTGATGCAAAAAATCCTATGTTTGATAAATTAAAAGAGGTAGTGACGCCGTCTCATGCATTACCAACAGACTTTTTACAGGATGCTGAGACAGTTATTGCTTATTTTCTTCCCTTTGAAGAGGCGGTTGTTAAAAGCAACATCGATGGGAGAGAAAGTTCAGAGGCCTGGGGAAGAGCCTATATAGAAACCAATCAGTTGATTTTTGACTTAAATAGTTATCTTCATGATGTCATAGAAACGTGGGGTTACAAGTCCACGATTCTTCCTGCTACGCATAATTTTGATCCAAAGCTGTTAATCAGCGAATGGTCCCATAGGCATGTTGCTTATATAGCTGGACTGGGTAAATTTGGCATAAATCGCATGCTGATCACCGAAAAAGGCTGCTGTGGCAGGATTGGCAGTGTTGTAACCAATTTAAAAATAGAGGCTACAGAAGTAAGTGAGGAAGAGTTCTGCTTATATAAAGCTAAAGGTATATGTGAAAGATGTGTAAAAAATTGTGTCAATGATGCCTTAAGCATAGATGGTTTTGACAGACATAAATGTTATGAGATGTGTTTATATAATGATAAGTTGTTAAATAATATGGGGGTGGCTGATGTATGTGGAAAATGCATGGTAGAAATCCCCTGTTCTTATAAGAATCCAATAAAGAAAGCGTAA
- a CDS encoding YddF family protein translates to MTNNMTESKKLPIALFNGTVATTNGLYKVSDISIDEAKALIKEYGHISAIGHEATAELMSEILGVKIEMNRIQFQQQVGQKAVILKLNIRPAEGIILTREEVEEVGYTFKLMERLA, encoded by the coding sequence ATGACAAACAACATGACAGAATCTAAAAAGCTTCCCATAGCTTTGTTTAATGGCACAGTGGCCACCACCAATGGTCTTTATAAGGTAAGTGATATTTCTATAGATGAAGCTAAGGCATTAATTAAAGAATATGGACATATATCTGCAATAGGGCATGAAGCAACTGCTGAATTAATGTCAGAAATATTGGGGGTAAAGATTGAAATGAATCGGATACAATTCCAGCAGCAGGTAGGGCAAAAAGCTGTGATATTGAAGCTAAATATTCGACCTGCAGAAGGAATCATCTTGACCCGGGAAGAGGTTGAAGAAGTAGGTTATACCTTTAAACTAATGGAGAGATTGGCATAG